A DNA window from Polynucleobacter sp. AP-Titi-500A-B4 contains the following coding sequences:
- a CDS encoding tyrosine recombinase XerC, with amino-acid sequence MKLKPTELHPLMQEYLHELHVLRQLSQHTLKAYGMDLSDLQNFALEDSVDLLKVSNAHVRRWAGRLHSKEKSSRSIARALSAWRGWYDWLTEKDARRDARAGKVTSNLIANPVDDVKAPKRLKSLPKALSVEQALALVNQAVKEAQEKKDFESIRDAAIIDLLYSSGLRLSELLGIDVMQSKDRQHESAGWLDWDAAEVTVLGKGGKRRSVPVGSPAMKSLLTWREIRDAGSYVEESIALFLSATGKRLSPRTVQARLRSLAIRAGLPTHVHPHMMRHSFASHVLQSSQDLRAVQEMLGHASIASTQIYTSLDFQHLAQAYDKAHPRAKAGKG; translated from the coding sequence ATGAAGCTAAAGCCGACTGAACTTCATCCACTCATGCAAGAGTATTTGCATGAGCTGCATGTGTTGCGACAGCTCTCTCAACATACCCTTAAGGCGTATGGCATGGATTTGAGTGACCTCCAAAATTTTGCCCTTGAGGATTCAGTTGATTTATTAAAGGTCAGTAATGCGCATGTTCGACGCTGGGCGGGCCGCCTACACTCTAAAGAAAAATCTTCTAGAAGTATTGCAAGAGCTCTTTCAGCATGGCGTGGTTGGTATGACTGGCTCACTGAAAAGGATGCCCGTCGTGATGCACGCGCTGGCAAGGTAACCAGTAATTTAATAGCCAATCCAGTTGATGACGTGAAGGCCCCTAAGCGCCTAAAGTCTTTGCCCAAAGCTTTGTCGGTTGAGCAAGCCCTGGCTTTAGTAAATCAAGCGGTCAAAGAGGCGCAGGAGAAAAAGGATTTTGAATCGATTCGCGATGCAGCGATTATTGATTTACTGTATTCCTCGGGGTTGCGACTATCTGAACTGTTGGGCATCGATGTCATGCAGAGCAAAGACCGTCAGCATGAGTCTGCCGGTTGGCTAGATTGGGATGCGGCTGAAGTCACAGTGTTGGGTAAGGGTGGAAAGAGGCGCTCCGTACCTGTCGGCTCGCCAGCAATGAAGTCCTTGCTTACTTGGCGGGAGATTCGTGATGCGGGTTCCTATGTCGAAGAATCGATCGCATTATTTTTATCTGCCACTGGTAAGCGTTTATCACCGCGCACTGTGCAGGCTCGCCTACGCTCTTTAGCAATCCGCGCTGGTCTACCTACGCATGTGCATCCGCACATGATGCGCCACAGCTTCGCCAGCCACGTTTTGCAATCCTCACAGGATTTGCGCGCTGTGCAAGAGATGTTGGGGCATGCCAGCATTGCCAGTACTCAGATTTATACCTCCTTGGATTTCCAGCACCTTGCTCAGGCATACGATAAAGCGCATCCGCGCGCAAAGGCTGGCAAAGGCTAA
- a CDS encoding DUF484 family protein, whose amino-acid sequence MSAIDPKQAEQEELVAEWLRATPGFFERYANLFNEIRIKHPHEDRAISLQERQMTLLRTQNQELNRRLSEMLHFGSRNDKTQQSLVAWLLRLMKANNKADVEAAITSGLAEVFEVESAQLLSPNSAFGPWIDTPLCGSAKELAAASVDLLASQTKIDPEWQSMVAIGLPLGKSVGVNQSPAVLLLASKDETRFTADMGAFYLRQIAELTAAALDRIQAYEAKAD is encoded by the coding sequence ATGAGTGCAATAGATCCAAAGCAGGCAGAGCAAGAAGAATTGGTTGCTGAATGGTTGCGTGCAACCCCAGGCTTCTTTGAGCGTTATGCCAATCTCTTTAATGAGATTCGGATTAAGCATCCTCATGAAGATCGCGCGATCTCTTTGCAAGAGCGTCAGATGACCCTGCTGCGCACTCAAAATCAAGAGCTCAATCGTCGTTTGAGTGAGATGTTGCACTTCGGTAGTCGCAACGATAAAACTCAGCAAAGCTTAGTAGCTTGGCTGTTGCGTTTGATGAAAGCCAACAATAAGGCGGATGTTGAGGCCGCCATTACTTCAGGTTTGGCTGAAGTGTTTGAAGTCGAATCAGCGCAACTACTTTCACCCAATTCTGCGTTTGGTCCTTGGATTGATACTCCTTTATGCGGTTCTGCAAAAGAGTTGGCTGCAGCAAGCGTTGATTTGCTGGCAAGTCAAACTAAGATTGACCCAGAGTGGCAAAGCATGGTGGCTATTGGTTTGCCGCTGGGTAAGAGTGTTGGTGTTAATCAGTCACCGGCGGTACTTCTGCTAGCCAGCAAAGACGAAACCCGCTTTACTGCAGACATGGGCGCTTTCTATTTGCGTCAAATTGCAGAACTGACTGCCGCAGCTTTGGATCGTATCCAAGCTTATGAAGCTAAAGCCGACTGA